In Pararge aegeria chromosome 5, ilParAegt1.1, whole genome shotgun sequence, one DNA window encodes the following:
- the LOC120623939 gene encoding synaptobrevin-1-like: MENPSGTQGTRVSDKRLAQTQAKVDEVVGIMRVNVEKVLERDQKLSELDNRADALQHGAAQFEQQAGKLKRKYWWQNLKMMLIIGAVGAILLIIIIVWATSGSGSGSSAPAPTTTTIAPAANEPAGR; encoded by the coding sequence ATGGAGAATCCAAGTGGAACTCAAGGAACAAGGGTAAGCGATAAGCGTTTAGCCCAGACACAGGCGAAGGTGGATGAAGTTGTTGGAATTATGCGTGTCAATGTCGAGAAAGTTTTGGAGAGGGACCAGAAATTGTCCGAATTGGACAACAGAGCGGATGCCTTACAGCATGGGGCGGCACAGTTTGAACAGCAGGCTGGTAAACTTAAAAGAAAGTATTGGTGgcaaaacttaaaaatgatgTTAATTATTGGTGCTGTAGGAGCGATCCTacttatcattatcatcgttTGGGCGACGTCCGGTAGCGGCAGCGGCAGTTCTGCACCAGCTCCAACAACAACAACTATAGCACCAGCTGCCAATGAGCCAGCAGGTCGATAA
- the LOC120623612 gene encoding heat shock protein beta-1, which translates to MADSGLKRNIPIKLGDFSVIDTEFSSIRERFDAEMRKMEEEMSKFRSELMNRESNNFFKSSTSTTTSTQHSDSRQLAEPSHWDSLNSPLIQDEGDGKSLKLRFDVSQYTPEEIVVKTVDNKLLVHAKHEEKSETKSVYREYNREFLLPKGTNPEAIKSSLSRDGVLTVEAPLPQLAITDRNIPIQKH; encoded by the exons ATGGCTGACAGTGGTCTGAAGAGGAATATTCCCATCAAACTCGGAGATTTCTCAGTCATCGACACAGAGTTCTCGAGTATCAGGGAGAGATTTGATGCTGAAATGAGAAAAATGGAAGAGGAAATGAGCAAATTCCGATCAGAACTCATGAACAGAGAAAGCAACAACTTCTTCAAGAGCTCAACgag CACCACCACATCCACACAACACAGCGACAGCAGACAGCTCGCTGAGCCCAGCCATTGGGACAGTCTGAACTCCCCCCTAATCCAAGACGAAGGTGATGGCAAATCCCTAAAGCTTCGGTTTGATGTTAGTCAGTACACTCCTGAAGAAATCGTCGTGAAGACAGTCGACAACAAATTATTG GTCCACGCCAAACACGAAGAAAAGTCCGAGACAAAGTCAGTGTACAGGGAATACAACAGAGAATTCCTTCTGCCGAAAGGTACAAATCCAGAGGCAATTAAGTCTTCGCTATCCCGAGATGGTGTCCTGACTGTGGAAGCTCCGCTGCCGCAACTCGCTATCACCGACAGGAACATCCCAATCCAGAAGCACTGA